The sequence below is a genomic window from Candidatus Nanopelagicales bacterium.
AGTCGACGCGCCGGAAGTCGGGCCAGTAGGCCTCGCAGAAGTAGAACTCCGAGTGGGCGCTCTGCCACAGCAGGAACCCGGACAGCCGCTGCTCCCCGGACGTGCGGATGAGCAGGTCGGGGTCGGGCTGGCCCTTGGTGTAGAGGTGCTGCGCGATGTCCTCGACGTCGAGCACCTGGGCCAGCTCGTCCAGGCTGCCGCCGCGCTGGGCCTGCTCGTGCAGCAGGGCGCGGACGGCGTCGACCACCTCGCGCCGGCCGCCGTACCCGACCGCGACGTTGACGATCATCCCGTCGACGTCACGGGTGAGGTCCGCGCTCTCCTTGAGGATGCGGGCGGTCTCGTCGGGCAGCAGGTCCAGGGCGCCGACCGGGTGCAGCCGCCAGCGTCGGGTCGACGCCAGGGCGGTCACCGTGTCCTCGATGATCCCCATCAGCGCGGCCAGCTCCGGGGCGGGACGGGTGAGGTTGTCGGTCGAGAGCAGCCACAGGGTGACGACCTCGACCCCGGCCTCCTCGCACCAGCCGAGGAACTCCTCGATCTTGGCGGCGCCCGCGCGGTGGCCGGCCGAGGAGGTGGACCCGTGCATCTCGGCCCAGCGGCGGTTGCCGTCGAGGATGACGCCGACGTGCCGCGGGTGCCGGTCCGGCGGGATCTGCGCCCGCAGCCGGCGCTCGTACGCCCCGTAGAGGAGGTCGGACAGGCCCACGCTCGGAGGCTACCGCGCGCATCGGCCCGAACCCGCCCGGTGGCGGTGACGTCGGGCAGGGTGGCAACCTACGCTGACGTAACCGTAGGGAGTACGCTCCCGGCCGTGAGCGAGATCGTCGATGCCCCCTCGCGCTCGCCCGCGGGGGTCCGGCCGGCGCTGCGCGGCTGGCTGCACGCGGGTGCCGCGCCCGCCGTGGCGGCTGCGGGGCTGGTGCTCGTCGTCCTGTCCCCGTCGTCGATGCGGGTCGCGGTGAGCGTGTACGCGGTCACCGCCACGCTGCTGTTCGCGATCAGTGCCGCGTACCACCGGCTGGCCTGGGGGCGGCGCGGGGAGAGCGTCTTCAAGCGCCTCGACCACGCGACGATCTTCCTCATCATCGCGGGCAGCTACACGCCGTTCGCGCTGGCGCTGCTGGATCCGGGGACGGCCCGGACGCTGCTGCTCGTCGTGTGGTCGGGAGCCCTGCTGGGCGCGGTGTTCCGGGTGCTGTGGGTGGAGGCGCCGCGGTGGCTCTACACCCCGATCTACGTCGCGCTGGGGTGGACGGCGGTGTTCTTCCTCGGGGACTTCGCGCGGACCGCCGGTACCGCCGTGCTCGTGCTGATCGTCGTGGGCGGCGTCCTGTACTCCTTGGGCGGGCTGGTGTACGGCCTGCGCCGGCCGGACCCGTCGCCGCGATGGTTCGGGTTCCACGAGGTGTTCCACGCGTTCACGCTCGGGGGTTGGACGGTGCAGCACGTGGCGGTGTGGCTGGCGGTGCTCCGGATCGCGACGTAGAGCCCGGGACGTCGGGGACGTCGGGGACGTCGGGGACGTCGGGGACGTCGGGGACGTCGGCGGCGTCGGGGCAGAGCGATGCCGGGTTTTCGTCTGCGGCGTAACGGATTTCGTGTGCACAGGGTCTTGCGCGGTGTCGGACCTGGCGGGTACACTCGTACACATGTTCGATCCCGTGGTTCCCGGTCCGCGGACCTCCCGCGCGTGGGACGCCGCCCTGCTCGCGCAGGCCGTGGCGGTGGGGCCGGGTCCGGTGGCGATCGGTCTGCTGGAGCAGGTCGACCCCGACGCGTTGTGCGGGCATGACCGGGTGGTGTTCCTGACGACGTGGCAGGCCCAGGCCGCGTGGGTGACCGCCCGGTCGTACGCCGCGATCGTCCCCGTGGTCGGGCCGGAGCCGGCCGGGGATCCCGACCCGGACGACGAGGCGGGCGGCCCGGTGGACCTCGGGCCGTTCGAGTGCGTGGAGGAGGCCCGGCACGCCGAGGTCGCCGCCGCCTGCCGGCTGTCCACCACCGCGGCGTCGGACCGCATCAGTACCGCCCGGTTCCTGGCCGGTCCCGGTGCCCCGGTCGCCGGCATGCTGGAGACCGGGGCGTGGGGGTACGGGCACCTGTGCGCGGTGGTGTCCGAGACCGCCGAGCTGTCCGCGGACCTGACCGAGAAGGTCGTGCAGGTCGTCGTCGCCGACACCCTGCCGGACGCGGACGGGCAGCCCTCGCGGTACGCGGAGGAGACCCCGGGCCGGCTGCGGCACCGCATCCGCCGCACCATCCTCAGGATCGACGCCGCCGCCGCCGCGGAACGCGCGAAGAAGAGGCGGCGGGAACGGTCCCTGCGGATCAGCCCGCTGCCGGACTTCCGCGCCAAGATCACCCTGGAGGCCTCCCAGCCGATGGCCTCATGGGCCTGGCGCCAGTTCGACACCTGGGCCCGCGCCCGGCAAGCCACCCTGAAGGACCCGGCCGCGGACCTCACCGCCCTGCTCGGCCCGTGCACCTGCCCCGACGACACCGACACCACCCGAGCCGCCGGGCCGGTGGGCACCCTCGCCGCCTTGCGCGGCCATCGCGCGACCGGCAGTCACGGCACCGCTGCCGCCGCTGACCCGGGCAGCGTCCGGGCGCACCAGCTCGGCTGCCCGCACCACCCCGACACCACCCTGGAAGCCCTGCGCGCCGACGCCGTCATCGAAGCCGCCCGCCTGCTCATGCGGACCCTGGGCCACGACAGCGGCGACGCCCCGCCCACCACCGGCTCTGCCACCGGCATGGTCGCCCACGGCAGCAGCGCCGCGACCGCGGCCACCGGGACCACGGGCAGCGGGACCTCAGGCAACGGCACCGGGACCTCAGGCAGCGGGACCTCAGGCAGGGACACCGCCGGCGGCACAGGGGCGAACGCGGGTGCTGGTGCGGACGCTGGAGCGAGCACGGGCGCTGGCGCTGGCACGGGTGGCAGCGGCGGGCGGGGACGGTCGTGGTCGTCCGCGGTCGTCATCGTCGACGCCGCCACCCTGCTCGGCCTGGCCGACAACCCCGGCTGGGTCCCCGGCCACGGCTGGGTCCCCGCACCCCTCGCCCGCGAACTCGCCGCCACCGCCGATGCCTGGCGGGCGTTCCTCACCGACCACGGCCGCCTCGTCGCCACCGGCGCCGCCCGCTACCGGCCCAGCGACCGGCTGCGGGAGCTGGTCACCGCCCGGGACACCACCTGCACCTTCCCCGGCTGCACCATCCCCTCAGTCCACACCGACCTCGACCACGCGGCCACCTACGACGGGGCGAACACCACAGCGGCGAACCTGCATCCGGCCTGCCGGCGGCATCACCGGATCAAGACCCACACGGCCTGGTCCGCCGCACCGGATCCGGGCAGCGGAAGGATCCGGTGGACCAGCCCCACCGGACACACCTACCCCACACCCCCGGACCCCATCTGGGACACCGGTCCCGTCGGTCCTGACCTTCCCGCGAGCACACCGAAGATCGCCGACCCCGACACCCTCGAGGCCGGAGACCGCGCCCGAACCGACCCGCCGGACAGGACCGACTCACCCGGCAGCACCGTCCCGTCGGTCAGCGCGCTCGAGACCTGGCTCACCGCGTACCTCGCTGCCTGACCGCGTCGCGCTCTCCGGTGCAGCGCGGGAGAGCTGCCCGCCCATCCCGCCGCGGTCACGCGGTGCCGGTGAGTCGGCGGTGCAGCGCGCAGGCCGACATGGATCGGCAACTCGGACGATGGACCACGCTCCCCACGACCGGCGTGCCAGCTGCCCGCGCGCCGCATCCCGACGAGCGAGACACGCGGTGGCCACGGACGAAGGCCACCGCGAACACCGGTGGCCCCGTCCGTGGCCGCGCCACCCACCCGGGCGGCGTCCGCCGGCTGGCGGTGGATTCAGTCGGCGTCGGGGCCCTGCTCCCGAACCCGCTGCACCTGCTCCATCGCCTCGCGCAGCTCGGCCAGCCAGGTCTCGGCGTTGCGTCCGACCAGCTTCACGCACCAGGCGAGCGCGTCCGAGCGGGACCGGGCCACCCCCGACTCCACCAGGGTGTCCAGCACGACCCGCTCCGGCTGGCGCAGCCGCGTCATCACCGGTGCCGACAGGTTGGTGAACAGTTCCCGCCTGCCGTCGACCACCACGCCCCAGGCCACGTGCCGCTGTGCGCGGTGCTCCAGCTCGCGGGCGATCTCGATCCGGGCCTCCCGGGTGGACTCCCGGAAGGCGGCGGCACGTCCGGCCGCCGCGGCGGACCGCTCCGCGTCCGCCGCATCGTCGGCCACCTCGACGGCCGGCAGCGTTCCCACGATGGTGATCTCCTCGCGGTCCACCGTCACCTCGGGGGCGGCGGTGAACCAGTCCTGCGGGAGTCGTCCGGTCAGCCAGCCGCGGATCGTGGCCGCGGCGTCCTGTGTCGTCGTCATGGAGCGACGATTACATGATTACCTGCTTGCGTCCATAGCACCGGAGCCTGGTTCACCGAGGGCGGACAGGGCCACCCGGACGGGTCCCGGAGCGCACCTCGGCACCGCGCTCCCGTCAACCCACCCGGGTCCCCAGCTCCCCCGCCAGTACCGCCGGATCCGTCGTGGGCAACCCGCACACGAAGTGCCGACACACGTACGCCGCGGGCGCCCCGCCCACCAGCGGCCGGTCGCGCAGCAACGGCACGGACGGATCGGTGGCCGGGTCCCCCACCGCCACAACGAGGCCCGGGGCCGGCGAGCCGAGGGCCAGCCGGTGCAACGCCCCGGTGCGCGGGTCGTCTGCAGGCCCGACGACGGCGACCTCCCGCGGCCCGTCGACCAGGGCCTCCGCCACCGCCAGTCCCCAGCCCACGGCCCGGGGCGCCCGCACCGCGAAGCTCGACACCACCCCCAGCGCCCGCTCCGCCGCTGTGCGGTGGGTGTCCGAGCCGGTGTACGCCGCGTACGTCAGCAACGCACCGGCGGCGGCCAGCCAGCCGGACGGGGTCGCATTGTCCGAGGGGTCCCGCGGCCGGCGGACGAGCCGCTCGGCGTCGTCCGCGGTGTCGTGGAAGCCACCCTGCCCGTCGGCGAAGTGCGACAGCAGCACGTCCAGGAGCACCCCGGCGAACGCCAGCCACTCCTCCTCGCCGGTGACGGCGAACAGGGTGAGGAACCCCTCCGCCACGTCGGCGTAGTCCTCCAGCACCCCGTCGTTGCGACCCGGTCGCCCGTCGCGGGAGGTACGGCACAGCCGGTCCCCGTGCTCCCCCACGCCGAGGTGCACGGCGAGCAGCAGGTCGGCGGCCGCCTCGGCCGCCTCCACCCACCGCGGCTCGTCCAGCAGCGCCCCCGCCTCCGCGAGAGCGGCGATCGCGAGGCCGTTCCACGCGGCCACCACCTTGTCGTCCCGGCCGGGCTGCGGCCGCTGACCGCGAACCTCGAAGAGCCGGACCCGTACGGACTCCCAGCGGTCGGCGTCGTCCGGGTCGTGGCGCAGCTGCAGCACCGAACGGCCGTGTTCGAACGTGCCGTGCTCCGTCACGTCGAGCAGCGCGGCCGCCCACGCCCCGTCGTCCGCGCCGAGCACCTCGACGAGCTCATCCGGTGTCCACGCGTAGGTGAGCCCCTCGACCCCGTCGGTGTCGGCGTCCAGCGCGGAGGCGAAGCCCCCCTCCGGCGTCCCCAGGTCCCGCACCAGGAACTCTGCGGTCTCGCGCGCGACCCGGGCCGCCAGCGGAGACCCCGTCAGCCGCCACCAGTGCAGGTACACCCGCAGCAGCAAGGCGTTGTCGTACAGCATCTTCTCGAAATGCGGGACGACCCAGTCGGCGTCCACGGAGTACCGCGCGAAGCCCCCGGCCAGCTGGTCGTACATGCCGCCCCGCGCCATCGCGTCACAGGTCCCCACCACCATCGCCAGCGCGGCCGGGTCACCGGTCCGGGCGTGCTGGCGAAGCAGGAACTCCAGGATCATCGACGGCGGGAACTTGGGCGCCCCGCCGAACCCCCCGCGCGCCGGGTCGTACTGCCGCTCCAACGCGCGCACTGCCGCGTCCAGCAGCTCCGCGGGCGGCGGCTCCTCACCCGCCGGTGGCATCTGACGGGAGGTCAGCGCCGCGGTGATCCGCTCCGCCGACTGCAGCACGTCATCCCGACGCGTTCGCCACGCGTCGCTGATCGACTGCAGCAGCTGCAGGAACGACGGCATCCCGTGCCGCGGCGCCGGCGGGAAGTACGTGCCCGCGTAGAACGGGTTGCCGTCGTGGTCGACGAACACCGACATCGGCCAGCCGCCGCTCCCCGTGAGCGACACGGTCGCCTCCATGTAGACAGAGTCGACGTCCGGTCGTTCCTCCCGGTCCACCTTGACGCTCACGAAACGGTCGTTCAGGTAGGCGGCCGTCCCGTCATCCTCGAACGACTCGTGCGCCATGACGTGGCACCAGTGGCAGGCGGAGTACCCGATCGACACGAACACCGGCACGTCCCGGCGGCGTGCCTCCTCGAACGCCTCCGGTCCCCACTCCCACCAGTCCACCGGGTTGTCTCTGTGCTGCACCAGGTACGGGCTGGTCGCGTCCGCGAGACGGTTCGGCACGGGTCGTCCTTCCGGGAGGCTCGGAGCCGGACCCGGCCATCCTCCCCCGGCCCGGGGCGAGGCACGAGCGGAAACCCCGGTCGCGGGCGCCGCCGCCGGTCGTTACCCTGGCCGTAACGACCCTCACATCCACCGGCCGCGGGCCGCGCGTCGGCCTAGCATGGAAGAGCAGCGGCGACGCCGCGGTCGATCTGGGGGCCCGATGAAGGTCGTCAGCCACGGGGGGTTGGTCAGACCGGTGCGTGCCGAGGTCGCGATCCGTTCGCTGCTTGACGCGTTTGCTGACCCCGTCGTGCTGCTCGCCCCCGTCCGAGACGATCAGGGACGAGTCGTCGATTTCGAGTACGTCGAGGCCAACGCGGCGGCGTGCGCGTTCGAGGGGATCCAGCACGAGCGATTCCTCGGGTCACGGATGCTGCAGATGCACCCGGGCAACCTGGAGGCGGGAACGTTCGACAGCTACGTCCGGGTCCTGGAGACCGGCGAGCCCTTCTCACTGGACGATGCCGTGTACACGTTGGAGGCATCCGGGCACGTCCGGGTGTTCGACGTGCGTGCGGTCCGGGCGGACGGCCTGGTGACCCTGACGTGGCGGGACGTGACGGCCAGGCACGAACGGGTTCGGCTGCTGGCGGAGTCCGAGGAGCGCTACCGGCTGCTGGCCGAGAACTCCTCGGACGTGGTGATGCGCTCCCGCGACAACCACGTGGTGTGGGTCTCGCCCTCGCTGGAGCGCATGCTGGGCTGGACGCCGGAGGAGTGGATCGGGCACTCGCTGGCCGAGTTCGGCCACCAGGAGGACTACCCGGTCGTGCAGGACGCGCTGCAGCGGATGGACGCGGGGGAATCCATCGTGATGCGTGTCCGCGTCGTCGACAAGACCGGAACGCTGCACTGGGTCGAGCTGCATGCTCGGACGTACCTGGACGCGAGCGGGACTCCGAACGGTGTCCTGTCCAGCTTCCGCACGGTGGACGAGGAGGTCGCCGCCGCCGCGGCCCTGGAGCGGCTGGCCCGGTTCGACGCGCTGACGGGGCTGCTCAACCGCCACGAGGCCTTCCGCGTCATCCAGGCCGCGGGCTCGCGTCGCCGCCGGCCCGGCGACCAGCTCGCGGTGCTGTTCTGCGACGTCGACCGGTTCAAGGACATCAACGACGAGCATGGGCACGCGGCCGGGGACGCGGTGCTGCGGGAGTTCGCGCTGCGCATCAGCGAGACGGTGCGACGCGACGACCTGGTGGCGAGATTCGGAGGTGACGAGTTCGTCGTCCTCCTCGAGGGCGTGCACGACCTGGCCGAGGTCGTGGGGATCGCCGAGAAGATCCGCGTGGCGGCGAGCCGGCCGGTGCGGCACGACGGCATGGCGATCTCGTCCAGCGTGAGCATCGGCGCCGCCCTCGCTCCTCCCGGCGGGGACACCGAGCAACTGCTCAACCGCGCAGACACGGCCATGTACGAGGCCAAGCGCGCCGGGCGGAACCGCGTCGTCGCGATCGACGACCGACACACGCCTGCGGGCCTCGACGTCGACCCGGACCGTCCGAGCAGCTGAAGCAGCGCCTGACCCACGCACCGGCGTGACGTGGCCCGCCCCGCGCTGGCTGCGCAACGTCAGCCTGACCCGGCGTAGCGTCGCGTCCGGCGCCAGCGCCACCCGGCTGGCAGCTCCTCGGAGAGGGGACTCCGGTGCGATCGTTGCGGACGTCCGCAGTCATGGCTGTCGTCCTTGCTGGTTCCGTCCTCAGCACCGGGATCGCCACAGCCGGACCCGCTGCGGCGGGGAGACCGGCCGCGAGTCCTTCGGCGGCGCCGATGGGGTCCGCCCCGGCTGTCGCCCCGACCGGGGAGTCCACTGCACCGGCTGCACTTCGCTGGCGCCCCTGCGAGAGCCGGGCACTGCGGGGCTACGACTGCGCCCGGCTGAAGGTCCCCCGGGACTGGCAGCAGCCGGCACTGGGGACGATCACGCTGGCGATGGTCCGCCACCGCAGCACAGGAGCGACATCCGAACGGATCGGGTCCCTGTTCATGAACCCCGGTGGCCCGGGAGGAACCGGGCTGGACACCATCACCGCCGCCTGGGGCTTCCTGCCCGAGGCGGTGCAGGAGCGGTTCGACCTCGTCTCGTGGGACCCGCGCGGGCTCGGTGCGTCCACGGCGCTCGTGGGCTGCCGGTCGGTGACGTGGTCGCCCCCGCCAGCGACCGGCCCGGTCGACTGGTCCGCGATACAGGCCCGGGTGCGGGCCCAGGTGGCCGACGCCAACGCCGACTGCGTGGCGAAGAACCCGCAGCTGGCCCCGTACATCGGCACCCGCCAGGTGGTCCGCGACCTCGATGCAATGCGCTCCGCGGTCGGGGACACCCGGCTCAACTACTGGGCCTGGAGCTACGGGACTCGCATCGCGTACACGTACGCACTGACCTTCCCGGGGAAGCTTCGGGCTCTGGTGCTCGACGGCAGCATCAGCCCGCACGGATCCCTGGCCGGGTTCGCTGCCCAGTTCGACACTGCCGCCGACACGGCCCTGGGCCTGCTGTTCCAGACCTACCCGCAGTCCGCCACGCACTACCGTCGCGTGCTGCGTGGCCTGCACCAGGCGCCGTTGCGGCTCAACGCGCAGCGCACGTTCACCCGGTGGGACCTCGGCCGGTTCCTCGAGGAGTACGCCCAGTGGGAAAGCCTGTATGAGCCCGTGGCCGGCTACCTGAAGGACCTCGACACGGCCCTGTACGGCAGCCCCGCCGAGCGGCGGCGCGCGAAGGCGCGGCTGCTGCGTGCGGCCCCCTTGCCGTACGACGCCATGACCGGAGCCCCCGCGATCATCCAGTGCCTGGACTACGCCGACCGCCAGACCGCCGCGCAGCTCGACGCCGCCGCCGCCCAGGCCCGCATCGCCGCCCCCATCACCGGTTGGTACCGCAGCGTCGGCGTCGCCGCACCCTGCGAGGGGCTGAACCTGACCCCCGACCCGGTGCCCACGACGGTGCCGGCCAACTGGACGGCGCGGCTGCTGCTCCTGGGCGCCACCCTGGACGCCCAGACGGCGTACGTCTGGACGACCCAGATGGGGACCCTGTTCCGCGCCTCCCGGGTCGTGACCTACGTCGGCGCCAAGCACGTCACGTTCGGCGCCGCCGGTTCCGCCTGTGTCGACCGGCATGCCACCCGCTACCTTCTCACGCTCCGGCTGCCGTCGGTGAACGTGAGCTGCCCACACGTCCCGTCACGGCCCTGATCCGCGTCGGTGACAATCACGCCGTGGAGCACACGTTCACCGCGCCCCTGTGGCGCTGGCAGGGGGACGGGGCCTGGCACTTCGTGTCGCTCCCGGAGGCGGTCGCCGACGAGCTCGACGACTCCCCGCTTCCGCGACGCGGCTTCGGGTCGCTCCGGGTCCGGGTGACCGTGGGAGGCACGACCTGGTCCACCTCGGTGTTCCCCGATACCGCACGGGGGACCTTCCTCCTGCCGATGAAGAAGCAGGTCCGTGACCGGGAGGGGCTGCTGGAAGGGGACCCGGTCACGGTGACGCTGCAGCCGCTGGAGTCCGAGTAGGACCCGGCGACCCCTCGCGACCAGCAGGCCCGCGACAACGTCGGGTCCGCCTGATGCCGCGCATCCCGTAGCGGCGGCTGCGAGACTCGCGACGCGCCCGGCGCTCACCGGGCCGATGCCGGACGGAGGCGACCATGAACCAGCGGCCGGTCGGGGTGACCGTCGTCGGAGTCCTCGTGCTCATCGCCGGCGTCTTCTACGCCGTCGGCGGGATCCTGGCGCTCGTCTCCGAAGTCGGTCTCGGGATCGAGGACTTCGCCGCCTTGCCGATCATCCTGCTCGTCGTCGGCCTCATCTACCTGCTGGTCGCGAAGGGCTTGTTCGACGGCAGCCCGGTCGCCCAGCTCGTCGTCGGCATCGTGACGGTACTGGCGCTGATCGGCCTGGTCATCAACCTGTTCGCGGGCGGGATCAAGGCCGAGGAGATCCCCGGCTTCGTCGTCGCCGCCGCGATCAACCTGCTGATCCTGGTGATCCTGTTCGGCGCCAAGGGCCGCGCCTTCTTCAGCCGCTGACCCCCCGGGCGACCCGGAGCACCTCCACCCCCCGTCGAGTCGCTCTGCCCCGCGCGTCGAGGCCCGTTCCGACCTCGCGGACGCGATGCTGTCCACGGGCCGCCATCACCGGCCCGACGGCCGGAGGGAGCGCACGTCCGTGGGTTACCGGCGTCAGCTGCGACGACTCTCCCTCCTGGCGGTGCTCCTCCCCGTCGTCGTGGCCCTGCTGGCCGGAGCGGCACCCGCCCGCGCCGCCGACGACGCCGGTGCGGACCCGGCGGCCGTGGAGCTGGCCGAGCGCTACGCCCCGGTCGTCGTCATCCGCCAGCAGGAGGTCGAGTGCGGCCCCGGCGAGCCGTACCTGCCCACCTCCGTCGACGTCGTGCTCGGCCGCAACGACGTCGTCCTGCGCGGGCCGGACGGAGCCGTGGTCACGACCGCCCCGACCGCGGCCGACCTGTTCGGCCTCGGCGACGGCTACTACCTCGACCTGCCCGGCAACCCGCTGGACCCCGGGTGCACGTACGAGGAGTGGTTCCGCGAGGTCGCCCGCGACCTCCCCCCGACCGTCTACGCCCGGGTCGCGACCGACCCCGCCCACCCCGAGCAGCTGGCTGTTCAGTACTGGTTCTTCTGGGTCTTCAACGACTGGAACGACAAGCACGAGGGCGACTGGGAGATGGTCCAGCTGCTCTTCGACGCCGACACCGCCGAGCAGGCGCTGGCGTCCGAGCCGACGACGGTCGCGTACGCCCAGCACGAGGGCTCGGAGACCGCCGACTGGTCGTCCGACAAGGTGCTGCGCGACGGAGACCACCCGGCCGTCTACCCCGGGCAGGGGTCGCACGCGGCGTACTTCACCCAGGCGCAGTGGTTCGGCAAGTCCGCGGCGGCCGGCTTCGGCTGCGACGACACGACGGCGCCCGGCGAGGAGCTGCGGCCCGAGGTGGTGCTGCTGCCCGACGCCGTCACCTCCGCCAACGACCCGTTCGCGTGGCTGGGCTTCACCGGACGCTGGGGGCAGAAGGAGGCGTCGTTCAACAACGGCCCGACCGGGCCGAACACCAAGGACCAGTGGGACGCCCCGGTGACCTGGGTGGTGGACGAGGGCCGTCCCGACGCCGTGGCACTGCCGCCGCTGCCGGGCGAGGCGGTGGACGCCTTCTGCGGACTCACCGCGGCCGGGTCGCTGCTGTTCGTCGACCTGATGGACTCGCCCTGGATCGTCGTCGGCGTCCTGGCGGTGCTGGTCGCTCTCCTCGCGCTCGGCATCGCCCGGACCCGATGGCGGCCGGTGAGCGTCGACCCGGTGGACCAGCAGCGGCGTGCCGGCCAGATCGTGCTGGCGTCGTTCCGGCTGGTGCTGGGCCGCCCGGCGGTGTTCGTCCCGCTGGCGCTGATCACCCTGGCCAGCACGGTCCTCGTCGGCACCCTGCAACGGGTGCTGCTGGAGATCGGGATCCCCGAGGGCCTCACCGACGTGCGCGGCACGACCGGAGCGTGGCTGCCCCAGCTGCTGGCGGGCCTGCTCACCCTGCTGGTCGCCTTCCCGCTGTA
It includes:
- a CDS encoding isoprenyl transferase translates to MGLSDLLYGAYERRLRAQIPPDRHPRHVGVILDGNRRWAEMHGSTSSAGHRAGAAKIEEFLGWCEEAGVEVVTLWLLSTDNLTRPAPELAALMGIIEDTVTALASTRRWRLHPVGALDLLPDETARILKESADLTRDVDGMIVNVAVGYGGRREVVDAVRALLHEQAQRGGSLDELAQVLDVEDIAQHLYTKGQPDPDLLIRTSGEQRLSGFLLWQSAHSEFYFCEAYWPDFRRVDFLRALRAYADRHRRYGA
- a CDS encoding hemolysin III family protein: MSEIVDAPSRSPAGVRPALRGWLHAGAAPAVAAAGLVLVVLSPSSMRVAVSVYAVTATLLFAISAAYHRLAWGRRGESVFKRLDHATIFLIIAGSYTPFALALLDPGTARTLLLVVWSGALLGAVFRVLWVEAPRWLYTPIYVALGWTAVFFLGDFARTAGTAVLVLIVVGGVLYSLGGLVYGLRRPDPSPRWFGFHEVFHAFTLGGWTVQHVAVWLAVLRIAT
- a CDS encoding DUF222 domain-containing protein, translated to MFDPVVPGPRTSRAWDAALLAQAVAVGPGPVAIGLLEQVDPDALCGHDRVVFLTTWQAQAAWVTARSYAAIVPVVGPEPAGDPDPDDEAGGPVDLGPFECVEEARHAEVAAACRLSTTAASDRISTARFLAGPGAPVAGMLETGAWGYGHLCAVVSETAELSADLTEKVVQVVVADTLPDADGQPSRYAEETPGRLRHRIRRTILRIDAAAAAERAKKRRRERSLRISPLPDFRAKITLEASQPMASWAWRQFDTWARARQATLKDPAADLTALLGPCTCPDDTDTTRAAGPVGTLAALRGHRATGSHGTAAAADPGSVRAHQLGCPHHPDTTLEALRADAVIEAARLLMRTLGHDSGDAPPTTGSATGMVAHGSSAATAATGTTGSGTSGNGTGTSGSGTSGRDTAGGTGANAGAGADAGASTGAGAGTGGSGGRGRSWSSAVVIVDAATLLGLADNPGWVPGHGWVPAPLARELAATADAWRAFLTDHGRLVATGAARYRPSDRLRELVTARDTTCTFPGCTIPSVHTDLDHAATYDGANTTAANLHPACRRHHRIKTHTAWSAAPDPGSGRIRWTSPTGHTYPTPPDPIWDTGPVGPDLPASTPKIADPDTLEAGDRARTDPPDRTDSPGSTVPSVSALETWLTAYLAA
- a CDS encoding thioredoxin domain-containing protein translates to MPNRLADATSPYLVQHRDNPVDWWEWGPEAFEEARRRDVPVFVSIGYSACHWCHVMAHESFEDDGTAAYLNDRFVSVKVDREERPDVDSVYMEATVSLTGSGGWPMSVFVDHDGNPFYAGTYFPPAPRHGMPSFLQLLQSISDAWRTRRDDVLQSAERITAALTSRQMPPAGEEPPPAELLDAAVRALERQYDPARGGFGGAPKFPPSMILEFLLRQHARTGDPAALAMVVGTCDAMARGGMYDQLAGGFARYSVDADWVVPHFEKMLYDNALLLRVYLHWWRLTGSPLAARVARETAEFLVRDLGTPEGGFASALDADTDGVEGLTYAWTPDELVEVLGADDGAWAAALLDVTEHGTFEHGRSVLQLRHDPDDADRWESVRVRLFEVRGQRPQPGRDDKVVAAWNGLAIAALAEAGALLDEPRWVEAAEAAADLLLAVHLGVGEHGDRLCRTSRDGRPGRNDGVLEDYADVAEGFLTLFAVTGEEEWLAFAGVLLDVLLSHFADGQGGFHDTADDAERLVRRPRDPSDNATPSGWLAAAGALLTYAAYTGSDTHRTAAERALGVVSSFAVRAPRAVGWGLAVAEALVDGPREVAVVGPADDPRTGALHRLALGSPAPGLVVAVGDPATDPSVPLLRDRPLVGGAPAAYVCRHFVCGLPTTDPAVLAGELGTRVG
- a CDS encoding diguanylate cyclase is translated as MRAEVAIRSLLDAFADPVVLLAPVRDDQGRVVDFEYVEANAAACAFEGIQHERFLGSRMLQMHPGNLEAGTFDSYVRVLETGEPFSLDDAVYTLEASGHVRVFDVRAVRADGLVTLTWRDVTARHERVRLLAESEERYRLLAENSSDVVMRSRDNHVVWVSPSLERMLGWTPEEWIGHSLAEFGHQEDYPVVQDALQRMDAGESIVMRVRVVDKTGTLHWVELHARTYLDASGTPNGVLSSFRTVDEEVAAAAALERLARFDALTGLLNRHEAFRVIQAAGSRRRRPGDQLAVLFCDVDRFKDINDEHGHAAGDAVLREFALRISETVRRDDLVARFGGDEFVVLLEGVHDLAEVVGIAEKIRVAASRPVRHDGMAISSSVSIGAALAPPGGDTEQLLNRADTAMYEAKRAGRNRVVAIDDRHTPAGLDVDPDRPSS
- a CDS encoding alpha/beta fold hydrolase; this translates as MGSAPAVAPTGESTAPAALRWRPCESRALRGYDCARLKVPRDWQQPALGTITLAMVRHRSTGATSERIGSLFMNPGGPGGTGLDTITAAWGFLPEAVQERFDLVSWDPRGLGASTALVGCRSVTWSPPPATGPVDWSAIQARVRAQVADANADCVAKNPQLAPYIGTRQVVRDLDAMRSAVGDTRLNYWAWSYGTRIAYTYALTFPGKLRALVLDGSISPHGSLAGFAAQFDTAADTALGLLFQTYPQSATHYRRVLRGLHQAPLRLNAQRTFTRWDLGRFLEEYAQWESLYEPVAGYLKDLDTALYGSPAERRRAKARLLRAAPLPYDAMTGAPAIIQCLDYADRQTAAQLDAAAAQARIAAPITGWYRSVGVAAPCEGLNLTPDPVPTTVPANWTARLLLLGATLDAQTAYVWTTQMGTLFRASRVVTYVGAKHVTFGAAGSACVDRHATRYLLTLRLPSVNVSCPHVPSRP
- a CDS encoding DUF1905 domain-containing protein translates to MEHTFTAPLWRWQGDGAWHFVSLPEAVADELDDSPLPRRGFGSLRVRVTVGGTTWSTSVFPDTARGTFLLPMKKQVRDREGLLEGDPVTVTLQPLESE